The Nematostella vectensis chromosome 6, jaNemVect1.1, whole genome shotgun sequence region AGCACCGGGAGGTTGGTTGGTGGGAGAGCGGTCGGAAGGTAGCTTGGCTTTAACGAGGATGTCGCGGAGGTTAGGTGAGCGGCGAAATGCGACAAGAGGGGGCTCAGTGAAAACCTTATGGCATCGCTTAGACGAGAGTAGAAGGTTGTAGTTTCTACGGattatgttgttgatgttaggtagtgtagggttataggtagtgacaaaggggatgcgacgggagtttttgtggttgttattattagggcGTCAATGCGGGAAATGTTAGCAACGCGTAGGATTTGTCTCTTGAGAAAAGCGGGTTTATAGCCACGCTTGAGGAGGTAGTTGGTGAGTTCATTGCAGCGGTTATTAAAGCTTTCTTCTGTAGAACAAATGCGGCGAATACGGAGGGCGAGGCTATAGGGGATAGCCTTTTTGGTGTGATGAGGATggcaagatgaaaaaaaaaggtgttgGTGTTTGTCAGTAGGTTTGAAGTAGAGGTCAGTTTCGATTTTACTATTTAAAGGGAGACATTAACGTCAAGAAAAGGTACATTGTAGGAGTGGGAGCTTGTAAATTTAATGGTGGGATGTAGATTGTTAAGATAATCTACAAAAGCGTTCAATTTGTCTAGACCCTCAGTCcatacaacaaaaatatcgTCGATGTATCTTAACCACGTATGGGGTTTGTAAGGGGCGTCACGCAAAGCGTTGGTTTCAAATAGACCAAGAAAGAGACAGGCGAAAGAGGGTGCCATGCGTGTGCCCATTGCGGTGCCATGCTTCTGGAGGTAGTGTTTGTCATTAAAGGAGAAGTTGTTCATTTAGAGGATCATGCGGATTAAATCACAAATAGTGCCTGCAGGGATGGGGTTAGTGTTACATGTGCGAAGGAAGTGGTGACAAGCGTTGATGCCATCATTATGTGATAGCCCgcgctggcactcttgaacccggtggcctcaaccggcgtgaagaaacagtttagctacttagtaatccacaccaccctatttaccatcttccataagtcactctttactcaattactatttttaccttttgttagttaatcatcaatgaactttgtacatatactagctataacatgccattgtaactcatttataacctgaagaaggcaggtattggcctgccgaaatatcgttctaaaaaacataaatctgcgttgttgtcgactttttcttttaaaggtatTTTCATTTGGAATGCTCATTAACTACACTTTAAATTCCGTACATTGTGTAGTTCCTGataatatccataccccccattgagggggggcggaggtatgacccccccaaccctctggaaattccaaccccccggaaaaaaataaatacagtaactgttaatgaaaaaaagggcattttaaccccccccctcccctctggaaactcctgggcgtttgaacccccccccccccccccggaatttccaatcccctcaatgagggtggggtatggatattttctggaactacacatttgtGGAACACAATCAACATGTGAATCGCAGTCATGGGCATGTGATTCGCAAAGAAACACTTCATTTTAAGCATTTCGTGGAAGTTCAGTGGAAAAGGAAGGGGCAAGAGTTTGGCTGCAAAACATGGGGTGAGCGCTTGATTTTATATTCGATAAAACCAGGAAACTCTCCTACAgtgacaggagcaaaaaatggcaaaattaaaattgtaaggttgtgttaggttacatttatattttgcctagaagttccttgcataatataaaacaaaataagcattagtatttttggtagatgatccGTGCGTGAGATATGATTGAGGAAAGTTGCCATAAATCATGAAACAATTTCGCCCAAATTGGTcaatttcagacaaatcaagagtCTTGCAATTTGCAATACCTCAAGAACGGATTATCTACCAAGAAATacaaaagcttattttgttttatattacacaaggaaCATCTATGCAAATAATCAAGCGAATATAAGCTATATAACACgaccttacaatttgaactttgccattttttgctcctgtgaGCAAGGCTAAGAGGCTGTAAGGCTCAGGGATGGCGCTAGTGTGACCCCTTAATGCTTCTGTATCgcgccccctcccctttaACAACTAGTTGGTTTGTTTCTACAGCCCCCTTCTCTCCATGGATGTTCTCTTCTGCTGTATAGTACGGTAGGAACGGAAGAAATCTCGCAATTCGCAGTTTGCTCAGGCGGTTCAGTCCAAACGGTAGGTCATAGATGTGGATTGAAGCAAGAGATCCACTCTCATCTTCTTCCTGGGTAACAACTGATCGCCATCTATTGATACCTCGCTCTTCTGGTGTTCCTGGAATCGCATTGTCCAGAAAGAGTGCAAGTATTCCTGCCACCGCCATGTTGGTCTTCAAGAGTACAGTGATGATCTGATCGACCTCTCGTGAACCTGTCAGGAAACAAACCTCAAGATCAGATCAGAAGAAGGAATGCAGCAAGGAGGAGCTGATAGACTAAGGTTTTGAGGGGCCAGGTCAAAATGCAAGGCGGAGAAGGGGTGGTGAACGGGGGCTCAAGACAGCTCACATGTTATCTGTGTCTGGGGCATGTTACCATGCCTAGAAAGATTTGACATTTTGAAAGACCGAAAAATTTCTAACTTTCTTCTTACCTAGTTTTCTTGTAACCCACACCATCCCTCCTCTAGTCCTCCCTTGCTTGCCGCTTATTTTTACCAAGGGGCGTTTATTCTAGGTTTGTAGCCGCGCCTCTCCGCTCAAATTATTGATAATTTTCTCCCCAAATTAGCTATACTATCATGTCAGTATTTGTTGCCATAGTTACCTGTGGCTATGGCACCCGGATGCTTATCCAAATACCATGGCAACGCGAAGCCAAGCATCAGCGACAATCCGATGATGAAGAGATTGCGTGACGAATTTAAATCGACGAACTGCAAGGTGGAGATCCCCACCGCAGCCACTATCCCGAACATCACCATAAAGACCCCGCCTACAATGGGACCAGGTACGGTGGTGAAAAGAGCACCTATTTTTTCGACCACGCCCATGACAACTAGGATCATCCCTGCGAACTGGATCACACGCAAACTGCCAACCTGATGATGCAATAACCAGAGTAAGAGGAAACAGTGCGGTACCGCCtataaggggggaggggggctgagGTACCGACTATAAGGGGGGAGGCTGGGTACCGCCTATAAGGGGGGCTGAGGACCTGCGTCCCATCCCCCCCATCCCAAGATATTATcaagaaatgaccagtaggggcttGGCTGTGCCCCAACTTTTCCTAGTTTCTCTGTATAGTGTCCCCGGTATTTCGAGATCCGCTTCGGACCTGAAATACAGTGACTTTACGAGTAAGCGTAGTTTGGTCCTTGGATGTCTCTATGACATAACTCCTAATGGTGACTCAAAAACCTGAGATTTCTCGTTAAAAGCTTGAGTTCAAGGGATCCGAGGTTACATTAAGACGAAGCAAGGGGAAGAACACAGTTCCAGAAATCCATATGAAATCTAATTAAAACTGAAATTTCAAATTGCAATGGTCTGTAAAACATGTCTCATTCCAGAGCCGTAACAGGCCacacacaatacagaaacattaagaaaatattgggaggggggggcacagccacgccatttgtggtcatttccttataagcCCCCAGTGCCCCCCTGCTTAAGCCCAGCATTCTGTCTATGAAACAATTGTTGGAAGTTTTGTAGCATAATGTTGTCCCTTTAAAATTTGGCACTAACACTTAAAAGGGAAAGAAGAGGTGTTGCCAACGTGTGAAATGCGGGGCTGATTGAAAATGTTATAGGAGTTTGGCTGCTGCTGGTAGGTCCGTCCCACCAAAAATAACCTTCAACTAACTGCCACCGATGCATTTTGCCTAAAGTGAATGAACGATCATAGATTTTTGCTACCTTTGTCATACCAAGGGCCCCGATATTCGTGCTGTATGACGTTGTCCCGTTACCACTCCCCCACAGTCCGGTGATGAGGCATCCAATGCCCTCCATACCGATCCCGCGATTGACGGCATGCTTAGGGGGAGGAGGTGCTCCGCATAATCTAGAGCATGCGTAGTAGTCGCCTATGGACTCGATGATTGATGCCAAGACACCAGCCAGCATCCCAAACACCCCTGCGGCACTAACAGTGGGCGTGCCCCATTGACCTGTCAGTCAAGTCAACATTTAATGCATtagaatatatttatttagggTCCAAGTGAACactaacaataaaaaataattatcgcagtggctatatgcccgacagtcgggaaaggtccaCAAttgactaaatgcccgacagtttattttattttcaatttatttaaaaaaaaaacagttaatTGTCGACCTACtaagttcaaagtattctatatttttttttagaaagggcaagcgaatCTGAGTTGAActttgttgtcggtattgaatgttttctGTCGTCCTGTGTACACTATAAAATCGTAATTTAAGTGCCACTTAAGAATTTTCTACAGTATACTGCTAAATGTCGGTAGTTCTCAATTTGCTAAAATATCACAGTAAATTGTCAACCTTGTAAGTCACGCTaatctgaattgagctttCTTTGTCGGAATTTAATGTTTCCTTGCTTGTATATACTATCAACACTTTTCCCGACGGTGTTATTCTAAAAGCGGCTGCTAAGCACACTAGTGTTATTGTagcaaataaaatttaagTTTCAACAAAATTAGCGATTTTATGGTgtatacaagcaagaaaaagcATTCAATTCCtacaacaaagctcaattcagaatcgcttgccctttctaaacaaatataggataatttgaacTTACTAGGCTGACAATTTACTggcttatttgaataaattggaaactgtcgggcatttaggacctttcccgactgtcggccatatagccactgcgtaTAATAATATACCATTTTAATCATTAAATTCTCATACTGCTTTACAATTCTTCCCTTCTTACTCAGCCTCAGTAACCTGAGTTACTAAGTTACTTTCTGGAAGAAGATGGGGTTTCTAACACGTCATATTTCCTGGCTTAGGGTACCTGGACCAGTTACTCCCCGGATAGCTCAAGCCCTGtcaatgagtaatttgaaccgCGACCGGCCCATTGACCGTTAATTGTTACTTTAAGTGGTATCTACTAGAGTAGACGCCAAAAATTGCTAATTTTTTATAAAGTCGTGGGGTTTTCGGGAAAAGGTCGATGGAGTGTTAGGCTAGACGGTGAAACTAAAACTGATTTCAGAAACTCTTTAAGTTGTTACTTTATGCCAATATTCGATAATATTCTTCCATAAAAATGCAATACATTCCATTCAATTTAATGTAGTACTTGAAGGTGTCTATTATTTATATGTTTAAGCGATTTAATGCGCATGTGGGGCCGTTAAGCGCTGTTCGGTGAAATTTAGAATTTACTCTATCACTCCCACATAACATATTAAGAATACTAGCATAAAGTAGCAACTCCATAATGTAGCACTCTCTATTAACGATAAATGAGTCGGTCGGTTCAAATCACTACCTGTGGCTACCTGTGATTACTCTTTAGCAGAAGATGAGGTAACCAGGGTGACTCTCTGGCAGAATATGGGATTGGTAACACATTACTGGGTAAGGGAACCCCTACCAGTTACTATCTCCTAGAAGATCGAGTTTGTAACACATTACCTGGGTAAGGGAACCTGAACCATTTACTTTCTCGCAAAACAATCGTCCGCGCATCTGTCCTCGCGTGAAAGTTTGGGTTCTTAGGGTCATCTGGGAATCCTCCCGCAGCCGTGACGATAGCGCAAATCATCCACGATACAAAGATTGCTAGAATGATCTGAACAAACACatcaaaaaattgttttctcactCTCTAACATCTGAGACATtgttagcctgcgtagcaagcgtttctgtggagtttcgGGCGAAAAATGTGGCCGCGCGAAGAATGGGGTGAGAGAGtttcctccctcccccctctcccctcccccttcttttTTGTGCGCTCGCCCCATTTTTCGCGCGACCAATATTCCTCGCTGTCTATTTCTGCTGAAACTCTACAGAAACGCTTGTTACGCAGGCTAAGACATTGTGCAATTCAGGGCGGCTAGTAAGAATATACTCGAGTCCATGTGTCAGGAGAAGAGCGGATGCTTGCAGTATCCAAAAgctgaaataatatatttactcaagaaaaagaaaaagggctGAAATGTCTCAGACAGACTGC contains the following coding sequences:
- the LOC5520934 gene encoding solute carrier family 23 member 1 isoform X2, translated to MHYLTMLGGTLTIPFILSGPMGFSNNPLVVAEVLSTMFFVSGITTLLQTTLGVRLPIIQGGSFSFLAPTFAILSLPQFKCPAGTVTGELNISSNATTVDSGDWRIRMREIQGAIMISSMFQIFIGFSGIVGFLLRFIGPITVAPTITLIGLSLFHVAAEHAGNHWGVAFTTVALITIFSQMLTNIEVPLPGYRFKKGFFVAHSPVFRLFPIILAIFVSWMICAIVTAAGGFPDDPKNPNFHARTDARTIVLRESKWFRFPYPGQWGTPTVSAAGVFGMLAGVLASIIESIGDYYACSRLCGAPPPPKHAVNRGIGMEGIGCLITGLWGSGNGTTSYSTNIGALGMTKVGSLRVIQFAGMILVVMGVVEKIGALFTTVPGPIVGGVFMVMFGIVAAVGISTLQFVDLNSSRNLFIIGLSLMLGFALPWYLDKHPGAIATGSREVDQIITVLLKTNMAVAGILALFLDNAIPGTPEERGINRWRSVVTQEEDESGSLASIHIYDLPFGLNRLSKLRIARFLPFLPYYTAEENIHGEKGAVETNQLVVKGEGARYRSIKGSH
- the LOC5520934 gene encoding solute carrier family 23 member 1 isoform X1, translated to MDKSNTQPQNNSNTPSPSNEIQAEKRRNAFGLTYAVDENPPWYACIVLGFQHYLTMLGGTLTIPFILSGPMGFSNNPLVVAEVLSTMFFVSGITTLLQTTLGVRLPIIQGGSFSFLAPTFAILSLPQFKCPAGTVTGELNISSNATTVDSGDWRIRMREIQGAIMISSMFQIFIGFSGIVGFLLRFIGPITVAPTITLIGLSLFHVAAEHAGNHWGVAFTTVALITIFSQMLTNIEVPLPGYRFKKGFFVAHSPVFRLFPIILAIFVSWMICAIVTAAGGFPDDPKNPNFHARTDARTIVLRESKWFRFPYPGQWGTPTVSAAGVFGMLAGVLASIIESIGDYYACSRLCGAPPPPKHAVNRGIGMEGIGCLITGLWGSGNGTTSYSTNIGALGMTKVGSLRVIQFAGMILVVMGVVEKIGALFTTVPGPIVGGVFMVMFGIVAAVGISTLQFVDLNSSRNLFIIGLSLMLGFALPWYLDKHPGAIATGSREVDQIITVLLKTNMAVAGILALFLDNAIPGTPEERGINRWRSVVTQEEDESGSLASIHIYDLPFGLNRLSKLRIARFLPFLPYYTAEENIHGEKGAVETNQLVVKGEGARYRSIKGSH